In Streptomyces sp. DG2A-72, one genomic interval encodes:
- a CDS encoding MFS transporter: MTGVALAEPVENVGRGWTSALSLANVAIWVGWYGPLQILLARQAEDFAPGTGMSKETLLAWVTGVGAVVSLAANPFFGALSDRTAGRWGRRTPWIVAGAAGGALSLLLLAGAGGLWTMAVGWCLVQLTLNAAFAAVTAAVPDRVPRLQRGSVGGWLGAAQILGAVVGTGLATAAGGIAAGYAACALFSLAGVLPYVLRYGDLRLAVADRPPRSPKAFLKGFWLSPRRYPDFGWAWLTRFLINLSNALVILYLLYYLRDRLRHDDPESGVLILTAVNSVTLLATVVVGGAWSDRVGRRKPFVRWSGVLMAAATALLAAWQTWPSAIVVAALLGVGLGVFISVDFALMTDVLPKARDRGKDLGVINVANALPQVAAPALAAPIVTHLGGYRVLYAVAAGVGLAGAVLVGRIRGVD, from the coding sequence ATGACCGGGGTCGCCCTTGCCGAGCCCGTCGAGAACGTCGGCCGGGGCTGGACGTCGGCCCTGTCGCTGGCCAACGTGGCGATCTGGGTGGGCTGGTACGGCCCGCTGCAGATCCTGCTGGCCCGGCAGGCGGAGGACTTCGCGCCCGGCACCGGCATGTCGAAGGAGACGCTGCTGGCGTGGGTGACGGGCGTGGGCGCGGTGGTGTCGCTGGCGGCCAACCCGTTCTTCGGCGCGCTGTCGGACCGTACGGCGGGCCGCTGGGGCCGCCGTACGCCGTGGATCGTGGCCGGCGCGGCGGGCGGTGCGCTGTCGTTGCTGCTGCTCGCGGGCGCGGGCGGGCTGTGGACGATGGCGGTGGGCTGGTGCCTGGTCCAGCTGACCCTGAACGCGGCCTTCGCGGCGGTGACGGCGGCGGTGCCGGACCGTGTGCCGCGACTGCAGCGGGGTTCGGTGGGCGGTTGGCTGGGGGCGGCGCAGATCCTGGGGGCGGTGGTCGGGACGGGGCTGGCGACGGCGGCGGGCGGGATCGCGGCGGGGTACGCGGCGTGCGCGCTCTTCTCTCTGGCGGGCGTGCTGCCGTACGTCCTGCGATACGGGGATCTCAGGCTGGCGGTGGCGGACCGGCCGCCCCGGTCCCCGAAGGCCTTCCTCAAGGGCTTCTGGCTGAGCCCGCGCCGCTACCCGGACTTCGGCTGGGCGTGGCTGACCCGCTTCCTGATCAATCTCAGCAACGCCCTCGTGATCCTCTACCTCCTCTACTACCTGCGGGACCGCCTGCGCCACGACGACCCCGAGTCCGGCGTCCTGATCCTCACCGCCGTGAACAGCGTGACCCTGCTGGCCACGGTCGTCGTGGGCGGCGCCTGGTCGGACCGCGTGGGCCGCCGCAAGCCCTTCGTGCGCTGGTCCGGGGTACTGATGGCCGCGGCCACGGCCCTACTGGCCGCCTGGCAGACCTGGCCGAGCGCAATCGTCGTGGCGGCCCTGCTGGGCGTGGGCCTGGGGGTCTTCATTTCGGTCGACTTCGCGTTGATGACGGACGTCCTGCCGAAGGCACGGGACCGAGGCAAGGACCTCGGCGTCATCAACGTGGCCAACGCCCTGCCCCAGGTGGCGGCGCCCGCCCTGGCCGCACCGATCGTGACGCACCTGGGCGGGTACCGGGTGCTGTACGCGGTGGCGGCGGGGGTCGGGCTGGCGGGGGCGGTGCTGGTGGGCCGGATCAGAGGCGTGGACTGA
- a CDS encoding NAD(P)-dependent oxidoreductase, with the protein MLTLVTGTTGQVGRRFVPRLLAQARPSERVRVLVRDAARGEPFAELGAEVVVGDLRDTEALGKAVAGVDAVVNVAASFRGVPDEEAWAVNRDAAVELGRAALAAGVQRFVQVSTGLVYGTGRGRPLTEDDESRPGGSMWGAYPESKAEAERKLLALEGLDVRIGRLPFVYGEGDPHLAQSLMWAKDWAATRRLQMGHHADVAQGLLRILHAPGIAGRIYNIADDALVTAVELHQLNGVEVPEELYSRTDPDPWLVITSTDRIRRELGYRPLFPSVYAARDAGAL; encoded by the coding sequence ATGTTGACACTGGTGACGGGTACGACGGGACAGGTCGGCCGGCGCTTCGTGCCGAGGCTGCTGGCGCAGGCCCGGCCCTCGGAGAGGGTGCGGGTGCTGGTACGGGACGCGGCGCGGGGTGAGCCCTTCGCAGAGCTGGGCGCCGAGGTCGTGGTCGGCGATCTGCGGGACACGGAGGCGCTCGGCAAGGCCGTCGCCGGGGTCGACGCGGTCGTCAACGTCGCGGCCTCCTTCCGCGGGGTGCCGGACGAGGAGGCGTGGGCGGTCAACCGGGACGCGGCGGTGGAGCTGGGCCGTGCCGCGCTGGCTGCCGGTGTGCAGCGGTTCGTGCAGGTCAGCACGGGGTTGGTGTACGGCACCGGACGCGGGCGCCCGCTCACCGAGGACGACGAGAGCCGGCCCGGCGGGTCGATGTGGGGCGCCTATCCCGAGTCCAAGGCGGAGGCCGAGCGGAAGCTGCTCGCGCTGGAGGGCCTGGACGTGCGCATCGGCCGGCTCCCCTTCGTCTACGGCGAGGGCGACCCGCACCTCGCCCAGTCCCTGATGTGGGCCAAGGACTGGGCGGCGACCCGGCGGCTCCAGATGGGCCATCACGCGGACGTCGCCCAAGGGCTGCTGCGCATCCTGCACGCGCCGGGAATTGCCGGCCGTATCTACAACATCGCCGACGACGCCCTCGTCACGGCGGTCGAGCTGCACCAGCTCAATGGCGTCGAGGTACCCGAGGAGCTGTACAGCCGCACCGATCCCGACCCGTGGCTCGTGATCACGTCCACCGACCGTATCCGCCGGGAGCTGGGCTACCGGCCGTTGTTCCCGAGTGTTTATGCGGCGCGGGACGCTGGGGCGCTGTGA
- a CDS encoding helix-turn-helix transcriptional regulator: MNRAELADFLRRGRARLTPSDVGLAPGARRRTAGLRREEVTQLAGMSVDYYTRLEQSRGPRPSRQMLAALARALRLTADERDHLFHLAGEEPPRRETASAHVAPGLMLILDRLHDTPAQVVTDCGEVLAQNTMARALTRDVMSRPPGERNLLRLYFLDPEACTLFPEEDRAEHARAHVANLRAVAAARPDDPEPAALVAELRSSSEEFARLWDEHEVSLRHRATKRFLHPLVGRLDLDCEVLLSHEHHQLLVIHTARPGTESHERLQLLRVVGLQDMSVGKP; the protein is encoded by the coding sequence GTGAACCGAGCCGAACTCGCGGACTTCCTGCGCCGGGGCCGAGCCCGCCTGACCCCGTCGGACGTGGGCCTGGCGCCGGGCGCCCGGCGCCGTACGGCCGGTCTGCGGCGCGAGGAGGTGACGCAGCTGGCGGGCATGTCGGTGGACTACTACACGCGCCTGGAGCAGTCCCGGGGACCACGCCCGTCCCGGCAGATGCTGGCGGCGCTGGCCCGTGCCCTGCGTCTCACCGCCGACGAGCGCGACCATCTGTTCCACCTGGCCGGCGAGGAGCCACCGCGCCGCGAGACGGCGTCGGCGCACGTCGCGCCGGGCCTGATGCTGATCCTGGACCGGCTGCATGACACACCGGCGCAGGTGGTGACCGACTGTGGCGAGGTGCTGGCCCAGAACACCATGGCGAGGGCACTGACCCGCGATGTGATGTCCCGCCCCCCGGGCGAGCGCAACCTCCTCCGCCTCTACTTCCTGGACCCTGAGGCGTGCACCCTGTTCCCGGAGGAGGACCGGGCCGAGCACGCACGCGCCCATGTGGCCAATCTGCGTGCGGTGGCCGCCGCCCGTCCCGACGACCCGGAACCCGCCGCGCTGGTCGCCGAGCTCCGTTCGTCGAGCGAGGAGTTCGCGCGCCTGTGGGACGAACACGAGGTGTCGCTGCGCCACCGGGCGACCAAACGCTTCCTGCACCCTCTGGTCGGCCGGCTGGACCTCGACTGCGAGGTCCTGCTCAGCCACGAACACCACCAGCTCCTGGTCATCCACACCGCCCGCCCGGGCACGGAGTCCCACGAACGCCTCCAGCTGCTGCGCGTGGTGGGACTCCAGGACATGTCGGTGGGCAAGCCCTGA
- a CDS encoding PhoH family protein produces MTQTPTAHTPAQGQARARFTVPAQHPMVTVLGSGDALLRVIEKAFPAADIHVRGNEINAVGDAAEVALVQRLFDEMMLVLRTGQPMTEDAVERSIAMLRASENGESDGEETPAEVLTQNILSSRGRTIRPKTLNQKRYVDAIDKHTIVFGIGPAGTGKTYLAMAKAVQALQSKQVNRIILTRPAVEAGERLGFLPGTLYEKIDPYLRPLYDALHDMLDPDSIPRLMAAGTIEVAPLAYMRGRTLNDAFIILDEAQNTSPEQMKMFLTRLGFDSKIVITGDVTQVDLPDGTKSGLRQVQDILDGVPDVHFSRLSSHDVVRHKLVGRIVDAYEEYDNKHGTQNGSHKGGRSRSGHKGK; encoded by the coding sequence ATGACTCAGACACCCACAGCTCACACCCCTGCGCAGGGGCAGGCACGAGCACGGTTCACCGTTCCCGCCCAGCACCCCATGGTCACCGTCCTGGGGTCCGGCGACGCCCTCCTGCGCGTGATCGAGAAGGCCTTCCCGGCGGCCGACATCCACGTCCGGGGCAATGAGATCAACGCGGTCGGCGACGCCGCAGAGGTCGCCCTCGTCCAGCGACTGTTCGACGAGATGATGCTGGTGCTCCGCACCGGACAGCCGATGACGGAGGACGCAGTGGAACGCTCGATCGCCATGCTCCGGGCGAGTGAGAACGGGGAGAGCGACGGCGAGGAGACCCCCGCCGAAGTCCTCACGCAGAACATCCTCTCCTCCCGCGGCCGCACGATCCGCCCCAAGACCCTCAACCAGAAGCGGTACGTCGACGCGATCGACAAGCACACGATCGTCTTCGGCATCGGCCCCGCCGGTACCGGCAAGACCTATCTCGCCATGGCCAAGGCAGTGCAGGCCCTGCAGTCCAAGCAGGTCAACCGCATCATCCTGACCAGGCCCGCGGTCGAGGCGGGCGAGCGTCTCGGCTTCCTGCCGGGCACGCTGTACGAGAAGATCGACCCGTATCTGCGGCCTCTGTATGACGCGCTGCACGACATGCTCGACCCCGACTCCATCCCGCGGCTCATGGCGGCGGGCACGATCGAGGTCGCGCCGCTGGCGTACATGCGTGGGCGTACGTTGAACGACGCCTTCATCATCCTGGACGAGGCCCAGAACACGAGCCCCGAGCAGATGAAGATGTTCCTCACCCGCCTCGGCTTCGACTCGAAGATCGTGATCACGGGTGACGTCACGCAGGTCGACCTCCCGGACGGCACCAAGTCCGGTCTGCGCCAGGTCCAGGACATCCTGGACGGCGTCCCGGACGTCCACTTCTCCCGGCTCTCGTCCCACGATGTCGTTCGGCACAAGCTCGTCGGCCGTATCGTCGACGCGTACGAGGAGTACGACAACAAGCACGGCACTCAGAACGGCTCCCACAAGGGCGGCCGGAGCAGGTCCGGGCACAAGGGGAAGTAG
- the ybeY gene encoding rRNA maturation RNase YbeY, with translation MSIDVNNESGTEVDEQAILDIARYALARMRIHPLSELSVIVVDAEAMEQLHIQWMDLPGPTDVMSFPMDELRPPAKDEDEPPQGLLGDIVLCPEVAEKQGKEAETQHSMDEELQLLTVHGVLHLLGYDHEEADEKAEMFGLQAAIVDGWRAEKGLTGPSPAPTVS, from the coding sequence ATGTCGATCGACGTCAACAACGAGTCCGGAACCGAGGTCGACGAGCAGGCGATCCTCGACATCGCCCGCTACGCGCTCGCGCGGATGCGCATCCACCCGCTCTCCGAGCTCTCGGTGATCGTCGTGGACGCCGAAGCCATGGAGCAGCTGCACATCCAGTGGATGGACCTGCCGGGCCCGACGGATGTCATGTCCTTCCCGATGGACGAGCTGCGTCCGCCGGCGAAGGACGAGGACGAGCCGCCGCAGGGCCTGCTCGGCGACATCGTGCTGTGCCCTGAGGTCGCCGAGAAGCAGGGCAAGGAAGCCGAGACGCAGCACTCCATGGACGAGGAGCTCCAGCTCCTGACCGTCCATGGTGTGCTGCACCTGCTCGGCTACGACCACGAGGAAGCGGACGAGAAGGCCGAGATGTTCGGTCTCCAGGCGGCGATCGTGGACGGCTGGCGTGCGGAGAAGGGTCTCACCGGCCCGTCCCCGGCCCCGACCGTGTCATGA
- a CDS encoding hemolysin family protein, protein MSPPLISGAVALVVVAWLAACAEAGLARVSSFRAEEAVKSGRRGSEKLAQVAADPTRYLNVALLVRVACEMAAAAMVTYACLNEIDSTTRALLAAIGVMVLVSYVAVGVSPRTIGRQHPLNTATAAAYVLLPLARVMGPIPPLLILIGNALTPGKGFRRGPFASEAELRALVDLAEKESLIEDEERRMVHSVFELGDTLVREVMVPRTDLVVIERYKTIRQALTLALRSGFSRIPVTGESEDDVVGIVYLKDLARKTHISRDAESELVSTAMRPAAFVPDTKNAGDLLREMQQDRNHVAVVIDEYGGTAGIVTIEDILEEIVGEITDEYDRELPPVEELGEDRYRVTARLDIGDLGDLYGLEAYDDEDVETVGGLLAKALGRVPIAGASSVVELPDGRELRLTAEAAAGRRNKIVTVLAEPVGATKEGAEEE, encoded by the coding sequence ATGAGCCCCCCGCTGATCTCCGGCGCCGTCGCGCTGGTCGTCGTCGCCTGGCTCGCCGCGTGCGCGGAGGCCGGTCTCGCCCGTGTCTCCAGCTTCCGCGCAGAGGAGGCCGTCAAGTCCGGCCGCCGCGGCAGCGAGAAACTCGCCCAGGTCGCCGCCGACCCGACCCGCTATCTCAATGTCGCGCTGCTGGTGCGCGTCGCCTGCGAGATGGCCGCCGCGGCGATGGTGACGTACGCCTGTCTGAACGAGATCGACAGCACCACCCGGGCCCTGCTCGCCGCGATCGGCGTCATGGTCCTGGTGTCGTATGTCGCCGTCGGCGTCTCCCCGCGCACCATCGGCCGCCAGCACCCGCTGAACACCGCGACGGCGGCGGCGTACGTCCTGCTGCCGCTGGCCCGCGTGATGGGCCCCATCCCGCCCCTGCTGATCCTCATCGGCAACGCGCTCACCCCGGGCAAGGGCTTCCGACGCGGCCCCTTCGCCTCCGAGGCGGAGCTGCGCGCACTGGTCGACCTCGCCGAGAAGGAGTCCCTGATCGAGGACGAGGAGCGCCGCATGGTGCACTCCGTCTTCGAGCTGGGCGACACCCTCGTACGGGAGGTCATGGTCCCGCGCACCGACCTGGTCGTCATCGAGCGCTACAAGACCATCCGCCAGGCCCTGACGCTGGCGCTGCGCTCCGGTTTCTCGCGGATCCCGGTGACCGGCGAGAGCGAGGACGACGTCGTCGGGATCGTGTATCTGAAGGACCTGGCCCGCAAGACGCACATCAGCCGGGACGCCGAGTCCGAGCTGGTCTCCACGGCCATGCGGCCCGCCGCCTTCGTGCCCGACACCAAGAACGCCGGCGATCTGCTCCGCGAGATGCAGCAGGACCGCAACCACGTCGCCGTCGTCATCGACGAGTACGGCGGCACGGCCGGCATCGTCACCATCGAGGACATCCTCGAGGAGATCGTCGGCGAGATCACCGACGAGTACGACCGGGAACTCCCGCCCGTGGAGGAGTTGGGCGAGGACCGCTACCGTGTCACCGCCCGCCTCGACATCGGCGACCTCGGCGACCTGTACGGCCTGGAGGCGTACGACGACGAGGACGTGGAGACCGTCGGCGGACTGCTGGCGAAGGCGCTGGGCCGCGTTCCGATCGCCGGGGCGTCGTCCGTCGTCGAACTCCCCGACGGCCGTGAGCTGCGGCTGACCGCGGAGGCCGCGGCGGGGCGCCGGAACAAGATCGTGACGGTGCTGGCGGAGCCGGTGGGCGCCACGAAGGAAGGGGCGGAAGAGGAGTGA
- a CDS encoding MmcQ/YjbR family DNA-binding protein, whose translation MSPEELRGFCLSFNAAVEDFPFAPDISVFKVLGKMFALSWLDSRPLTVNLKCDPEDAVRLRGEYEGLIIPGYHMNKRHWNTVAVDGGLPDQLVRELIEDSYDLVVAGLPRAERLRLDRA comes from the coding sequence GTGAGCCCCGAGGAGCTGCGCGGCTTCTGCCTGTCCTTCAACGCGGCAGTGGAGGACTTCCCCTTCGCGCCGGACATCTCGGTCTTCAAGGTCCTGGGCAAGATGTTCGCCCTGAGCTGGCTGGACTCCCGCCCGCTCACCGTCAACCTCAAGTGCGACCCGGAGGACGCTGTCCGGCTGCGCGGCGAGTACGAGGGCCTGATCATCCCCGGCTACCACATGAACAAGCGCCACTGGAACACGGTCGCTGTGGACGGCGGTCTCCCGGACCAGCTGGTCCGCGAGCTCATCGAGGACTCCTACGACCTCGTCGTCGCCGGACTTCCGCGCGCCGAACGCCTCCGCCTGGACCGGGCCTGA
- a CDS encoding cytidine deaminase, translating into MTDSALDPEDRKIVTLARSARARNGVPEGAAVRDETGRTYVAGTVALDSLKLSALRTAVAMAVASGATSLEAAAVVTEAESASAEDRAAVADLGGPGTPVLVAGPDGTVRMTVPAG; encoded by the coding sequence ATGACCGACAGCGCGCTTGACCCCGAGGACCGCAAGATCGTCACCCTGGCCCGTTCCGCGCGGGCCCGCAACGGTGTGCCCGAGGGGGCGGCCGTACGGGACGAGACCGGGCGTACGTATGTCGCCGGGACCGTTGCCCTCGATTCGCTGAAGCTGAGCGCGTTGCGGACGGCCGTGGCGATGGCGGTGGCGTCCGGGGCGACGTCACTGGAGGCCGCGGCCGTGGTCACGGAGGCCGAGTCGGCGTCGGCCGAGGACCGGGCGGCGGTGGCGGATCTCGGCGGGCCGGGGACGCCGGTGCTGGTGGCAGGGCCCGACGGCACAGTGCGGATGACTGTGCCCGCAGGCTGA
- a CDS encoding beta-xylosidase, with amino-acid sequence MATRARRRRWSSLLGATALAVTGGGALACPAGAAPTNVDFATHCIPPDIAGIPPIDGTTTASVAVDNASPKVGDTVTVTYTVVKPAANNPTAIALPADIMTPTGKVTLGGAQTGEVTVAGPKKNDPVPGNGAFPSFSMTGTFRVTAPGSITLSPGDYNIHTSYILELDTPCTVITPPAPVSETITATDGNPTNNRAIALSSASGDPGDSVTVSGSDFTPGATVTLAGRSGGTQTADKATVTAGANGSFSGSLVVNDKTTTGVVAYEGSAWSAEKGAGPAAYVVNDDTPVPDGSQKLTTTVKAGTLSMSQAGDSVQLSAVDFGEGGASTGALQTVTVEDFRGGPAGWSLTGKVTDFTGPGAKIDAGKLKWTPACATKAGSPSTCRTGSSGTVGSAGATLASTPNGTLTGGEFTVDAGLSLDVPAFTPPGSYAAVLTLTLS; translated from the coding sequence ATGGCTACGAGAGCCCGAAGACGCCGCTGGTCATCGCTGCTCGGGGCGACCGCGCTCGCGGTCACCGGGGGCGGCGCACTGGCCTGTCCGGCCGGCGCCGCGCCCACGAACGTGGACTTCGCCACGCACTGCATCCCGCCCGACATCGCGGGCATCCCGCCGATCGACGGCACCACCACGGCCAGTGTCGCGGTGGACAACGCCAGTCCGAAGGTCGGCGACACCGTCACCGTCACGTACACGGTCGTCAAGCCCGCCGCCAACAACCCCACCGCCATCGCCCTGCCGGCCGACATCATGACGCCCACCGGCAAGGTCACCCTCGGCGGGGCGCAGACCGGTGAGGTGACCGTCGCCGGGCCGAAGAAGAACGACCCGGTGCCCGGCAACGGCGCCTTCCCGTCGTTCTCCATGACCGGCACCTTCAGAGTCACCGCGCCTGGATCGATCACGCTCTCGCCCGGCGACTACAACATCCACACCAGCTACATCCTCGAACTGGACACGCCCTGCACGGTGATCACCCCGCCCGCGCCGGTCTCCGAGACCATCACCGCGACGGACGGCAACCCCACCAACAACCGTGCCATCGCGCTGAGTTCGGCCTCCGGCGACCCGGGTGACAGCGTCACCGTCAGCGGCAGCGACTTCACGCCGGGGGCGACGGTCACGCTGGCCGGGCGGTCCGGGGGCACCCAGACCGCGGACAAGGCCACCGTCACCGCCGGAGCGAACGGCTCCTTCAGCGGATCGCTCGTCGTCAACGACAAGACCACGACCGGTGTGGTGGCGTACGAGGGGAGTGCGTGGAGCGCGGAGAAGGGGGCCGGGCCCGCCGCGTACGTCGTCAATGACGACACGCCCGTCCCTGACGGAAGTCAGAAGCTGACGACGACCGTGAAGGCGGGGACGCTGTCCATGTCCCAGGCCGGGGACTCCGTGCAGTTGTCGGCGGTGGACTTCGGCGAGGGCGGGGCCTCCACGGGCGCCCTGCAGACCGTCACCGTCGAGGACTTCCGGGGCGGGCCCGCAGGCTGGTCCCTCACCGGCAAGGTCACCGACTTCACCGGGCCCGGCGCCAAGATCGACGCCGGGAAGCTGAAGTGGACCCCCGCCTGCGCCACCAAGGCGGGCAGCCCGAGCACGTGCCGGACCGGTTCGTCCGGCACGGTCGGCAGCGCGGGCGCCACCCTGGCGTCCACCCCCAACGGCACGCTCACCGGCGGTGAGTTCACCGTCGACGCCGGGCTCTCCCTGGACGTACCGGCGTTCACACCTCCGGGCTCGTACGCCGCAGTGCTCACCCTCACGCTCAGCTGA
- a CDS encoding DUF916 domain-containing protein, whose protein sequence is MRKLYVLLLGLLLTAFAAPAHAADNGSWSVYPAASKVAARPYFYLSADPGTTVEDKVVVANKTGRPLTFRLYAADAYNTARDGGFAVRTVKEKQRGIGAWARPVKSRVTVPAHGEVTVPFTLRVPESAEPGDHPGGLVALDERVNRGDGSLALGVQRAVAARIHLRVGGPTLPAIAVEDVRVTHHQPLVPGLGDSTATISYTLHNTGNVTLNPKVELRAKGLFGRTLLARDLSRVPTELLPRQRVRLTEPWRGAPQLDWGDVTLTASAQDTRESGSASFFALPWLIGVVLLVVVVVGVVLGVRARRGRARRSARVRPSPRAAPTPSRPRSSPSARP, encoded by the coding sequence ATGCGCAAGCTGTACGTCCTCCTCCTGGGCCTGCTCCTCACCGCCTTCGCCGCGCCCGCGCACGCCGCCGACAACGGCAGCTGGTCCGTCTACCCGGCCGCCTCGAAGGTCGCCGCGCGCCCGTACTTCTACCTCTCCGCCGATCCCGGGACGACCGTCGAGGACAAGGTCGTCGTCGCCAACAAGACGGGTCGGCCGCTGACTTTCCGGCTGTACGCGGCCGACGCCTACAACACCGCGCGCGACGGCGGGTTCGCGGTGCGGACGGTCAAGGAGAAGCAGCGCGGAATCGGAGCGTGGGCCAGGCCCGTCAAGTCCCGGGTGACCGTCCCCGCGCACGGCGAGGTCACCGTCCCCTTCACGCTCCGCGTGCCCGAGAGCGCCGAACCCGGCGATCACCCGGGCGGGTTGGTCGCACTCGACGAACGCGTGAACCGGGGCGACGGCTCACTCGCCCTCGGTGTGCAGCGGGCCGTCGCCGCCCGGATCCACCTCCGCGTCGGCGGTCCGACGCTCCCCGCGATCGCCGTCGAGGACGTCCGCGTCACCCACCACCAGCCCCTCGTCCCGGGCCTCGGCGACAGCACGGCGACGATCTCCTACACGCTGCACAACACCGGCAACGTCACCCTGAACCCGAAGGTGGAGCTACGCGCGAAGGGCCTGTTCGGCCGTACGCTGCTGGCCCGCGACCTGTCGCGCGTCCCCACGGAACTGCTGCCGCGCCAGCGCGTCCGCCTCACCGAGCCCTGGCGCGGGGCGCCCCAACTCGACTGGGGCGATGTGACGTTGACGGCGAGCGCGCAGGACACGCGCGAATCGGGCAGCGCGTCGTTCTTCGCGCTGCCGTGGCTGATCGGCGTGGTGCTGCTGGTCGTGGTGGTCGTCGGGGTGGTGCTCGGGGTCAGAGCGCGTCGGGGCCGCGCTCGCCGGTCCGCACGCGTACGACCGTCTCCACGGGCAGCGCCCACACCTTCCCGTCCCCGATCTTCCCCGTCTGCGCGGCCTTGA
- a CDS encoding P-II family nitrogen regulator, translated as MKLITAIVKPYRLDEVKNALQELGVHGLTVTEASGYGRQRGHTEVYRGAEYQVDLVPKVRIEIVVEDAASDDVIDAIVKAAQTGKIGDGKVWALPVETVVRVRTGERGPDAL; from the coding sequence ATGAAGCTCATCACCGCGATCGTCAAGCCGTACCGCCTCGACGAGGTCAAGAACGCGCTCCAGGAACTCGGCGTGCACGGCCTGACCGTCACCGAGGCCAGCGGCTACGGCCGGCAGCGCGGCCACACCGAGGTGTACCGCGGCGCCGAGTACCAGGTCGACCTGGTACCGAAGGTCCGTATCGAGATCGTCGTCGAGGACGCCGCCTCGGACGACGTCATCGACGCGATCGTCAAGGCCGCGCAGACGGGGAAGATCGGGGACGGGAAGGTGTGGGCGCTGCCCGTGGAGACGGTCGTACGCGTGCGGACCGGCGAGCGCGGCCCCGACGCGCTCTGA
- the era gene encoding GTPase Era → MSVRIQSSEPSEATHRAGFACFVGRPNAGKSTLTNALVGQKVAITANQPQTTRHTVRGIVHRPDAQLILVDTPGLHKPRTLLGQRLNDVVRTTWAEVDVIGFCLPANEKLGPGDRFIAKELAGIKKTPKVAIVTKTDLVDSKTLAEQLIAIDQLGKELGFEWAEIVPVSAVKDKQVDLLADLLVPLLPKGPALYPEGDLTDEPEQVMIAELIREAALEGVRDELPHSIAVVVEEMLPREDRPADKPLLDIHAFVYIERPSQKGIIIGPKGKRLKEVGIKSRKQIEALLGTPVFLDLHVKVAKDWQRDPKQLRKLGF, encoded by the coding sequence ATGAGCGTGCGTATCCAGTCATCCGAGCCGTCCGAGGCCACCCATCGCGCCGGCTTCGCCTGCTTCGTGGGCCGCCCCAACGCGGGCAAGTCCACCCTTACGAACGCTCTGGTCGGCCAGAAGGTGGCGATCACCGCGAACCAGCCGCAGACCACGCGGCACACGGTACGGGGCATCGTGCACCGGCCCGACGCCCAGCTGATCCTGGTCGACACCCCGGGGCTCCACAAGCCGCGCACGCTGCTCGGCCAGCGGCTCAACGACGTCGTACGCACCACCTGGGCCGAGGTCGACGTCATCGGCTTCTGTCTGCCGGCGAACGAGAAACTCGGCCCCGGTGACCGCTTCATCGCCAAGGAGCTGGCCGGGATCAAGAAGACCCCGAAGGTCGCCATCGTCACGAAGACGGACCTCGTCGACTCCAAGACCCTGGCCGAGCAGCTGATCGCGATCGACCAGCTCGGCAAGGAACTCGGCTTCGAGTGGGCGGAGATCGTGCCGGTGTCCGCGGTCAAGGACAAGCAGGTGGACCTGCTGGCCGACCTGCTCGTCCCGCTCCTGCCGAAGGGCCCCGCCCTCTACCCCGAGGGTGACCTGACCGACGAGCCCGAGCAGGTCATGATCGCGGAACTGATCCGCGAAGCCGCCCTGGAGGGCGTCCGCGACGAGCTCCCCCACTCCATCGCGGTCGTCGTCGAGGAAATGCTCCCCCGCGAAGACCGCCCCGCCGACAAACCCCTCCTCGACATCCACGCCTTCGTCTACATCGAGCGCCCCAGCCAGAAGGGCATCATCATCGGCCCCAAGGGCAAGCGTCTGAAGGAGGTCGGCATCAAGAGCCGCAAGCAGATCGAGGCGCTGCTGGGTACTCCGGTGTTCTTGGACCTGCACGTGAAGGTGGCGAAGGACTGGCAGCGGGATCCGAAGCAGCTGCGGAAGCTCGGCTTCTGA